The genomic segment CTTCCTTCATCCTCCCCAGCTGCCTTCatcccccttctcctctctctcctcgtctcccccttcctcctcttcctctcggcatccctctcccccatcctccccttccttcctcatCCTTCATCCTCCCCtcgtcctcctcttccccagccttcctcctcctctccctcctccctctgtcTCCCCAtcgtcctcctcttcctccccatctccctcccccctcctgcctctccctctccctcctcttcctcccccagCAGTGACGTCTCTGGACGTGCTGCTCCCCGGCCCGGCGCAGGCACCGCTCGGGGCTCCGGTACCGCGGCCCGGGAGCCGCCTCCGGTGGGGCAGGGGCACTGCCCGATGCGGCGGGGGGGCGATGCGGGCGGCGCGGAGCCGGCGGTAGCGCCCGCACCGGGGCCCCCCCGGGAGCATGGGCTGCATCGGCTCCAAAACCACCATCGGTGGGTGAGCGGCaccggagggggggggggatcGGGGATGGGGAGtgtgggggctgtggggaggggctggaggtgtgCGatgagggatgtggggctggggataGGGGAAGATGGGGGGGCTGTTATGGGGGAGCTGAGGGTCTAGGGGGTGGTATATGGGGTGGTTTAGGGAGACTGGAGGGATATATGGAGATGGGGAGTGGGGGAACAGAGGATTTGGGAGCCTAAGGATGAAGTGGAGGAGGACACAGGGAGCTTGAGGACTCTAGAGGACTTGGGTACATCTAGGGCAATGGGGGCTATGAGGGAAGCTGGGGCCTGGGGATGCTGCTCTAGGGCATCTGGGTGGCCCAGGGGGTGTGGGGAGATACGAATGGTGAGGATGTGTAGGGATTGGGGGGTTGGATGGGCTGAGGTGCAGCTTTAGGGGATCTGGTGAGCGGTGGGGGGAGCGCAGGGGGCTGGGAAGAGGGTGTGGGACTAGGGTGCTGGTCAGAGGCCTGGGAAGGTGTGGGGGTGATCTAGGAGGatggaggtggttttgggggggatcagAGGGACTATGGGGGCTGGCAGGGGGGTGCTGCAGGTGTGGGGTACCACAGGGTGCTGTGGGGGTGTTGCAGATGTCctgggggagctgcaggagggatgGGGCGAGGGGGGTTGTGGCTGTGATACGAGAGCATTCTAGGGGCTGGAAACTGGTGAGGACTGGGATGGTGCTGGAGTGTTGCAGACACGCAGTGGGGGGGAGGATGACGGGGGATGCTATTGCTAGGGGTGCAGGGGTGTTGATGCCAAGGTGTCATCACAGGGTACCCCTGCCCACAGCTAAATCTGGGGGCGATGCTGTCAGCAGTTTCTCCGTGTGCCAGGGGCTACCAGCAGATGGGGGAGCACTGTTTGACCCACCATGTCCCACTTCACAGCTGATTTACGTCAACCAGGCCTGCCTTGGTGCAGGGGGAACAAGGCTTCTCAGGGACATTCTGCCCCAGGCCCTTGGGGGTTGGCCTGGCCTGGGGGTCACAGTGGCAGGGAACCCGCCCTGGTCCTGGTGCTTGGGAGCCTGTGCCTGAGTGGGTGGAGACCCATCCATTTGGGGTGCGGGGTGGGTGCAGGTACATTTATCCCACTCACTCcatttgttccttttcctcctgccccagAGATGGGCAACTGAGGAGGGGGATGTTGGAGATGGTGGAAGAGTGCCAGTACCCCGCAGCACGGCACAGCACTGCCCTCCACGCACACAGCGCTTGGCCCAATTCATCCCCCTGAGTTTGGTCCAGCTGCCCCCACCCGTCCTGAAACAGCCGCCAAGCCAGGACGAGTGCCCAGTACCCAGTGCTAGGCTGGGGCCACACGTTACCGCTGACACAGGTGGAAGAGTTGCCCAGGCGTGAGTCACCCATGCCGCAGCACCTGGCTGCTCCAGCGTGGCCCTGCAATGAGTTGTGTCTGGTCTCAGACCAGGTGAGAAGCTGCTGCCCTGGAGTAGGTTGAAGGGGCTGCCAGGGGAGTGAAGGTGCTGATGCCTCTTTGGCTCTTCCCACAGTGGCTGTGGACACGACGCTGTGTGTGGAGTGGAAGGAGGTGAAAGTGCTGTCACCGCTGAGTGCTGCCCACCCGCTGCCCCGCCTGGTGCGCCAGGCCTCCTTCGACAGCCAGGACTTCCTCCAGGTACCACTGAGTCTAGCTGTGCCTGACCAGGGTGTATGTGTGCTGCTATCCCACAGCAAGGCACCCATCCTGGCTGTGGCCAGGGGTGCAACGGGCTCTGCTGCCccactgtctgtctgtccccgCCAGCTCACAGCCGGCTCCGGGGCTGCTCTGACGTCAGCCACAAGTCGGGCTGTATCCTGGGAGAAATCAGTCCACGGTGCCTTGTTGCCATGGCAATGCAATTTGTTGCGCGCCTCCAAATCCTGCATCGCTTCCCCCGTGGCCATGGGCTCAGGGCCTATCAAGATCGGGACAGGCAATGAGGACATTTGTCAGGGTGCCCTGGCATTGCAGGTGTTGCCAGGGAGCCGGCATGAGGGACCCCAGCCACGGTGGCCTTGCacatgtgcgtgtgtgtgtgtgtgcacaagcTGGGGAGGACGCTCAATGGCACCAACTAGCATCGGGCATGTGAGcatgcacacgtgtgtgtgtgtgtgtgcatgtgcaggTACATGTGTGTGGACAGtgagtgcatgtgtgtgcagtATATGCACACAAGGATTGTGCACAGTGAGCACACGTGTGTGCAGTGAGTTCACCTCTGTGCGTGGTGAGGAAGGCCCTGGCTGCAGTGAGGGGATGTGTGCGTGAGCCTGCCCGTGTGCAGGGAGCGCATGTGTGTGTCTATGCTCAGTGCATGTGTATGAGCatctatgtgtgtgtgtgtacacttGGTTCCATGAGCTGGCACATGCAGCAGGTGTGCATTGAGCAGGTCTGTGCATGAACGCGTGTGCATGGCTAAGAGTGCAGGTGTGAGTGTGCACAGTGCATGTGCATATAGTAGCAGCGTACAGGTGTACAGTCAGCATAGGAGCACGTGCACAGGGCTGTGTGCATCCTCTGCCCTGTCTGTGGTGGCTGTGACCATCCCtctgcatgcatgtgtgtgtgcctgTAAGACACGTGTGTGCACAGACACCCCAGGGCCCGTGGGGAGGGCACTGAGTGGGACTGAGCCACTTTCCAGGGCATGGAGCTCCCACAGCGGGAGTGGTGCAGGGGGTGGGCATGGTGGCTGGAGGCCGTGACACTCCTGCCCACTCCAACAGGTCAATGTTGAGGACACTGTCGAGATGCTGCCCAAGTCGCGGCGCGCACTGACCATCCAGGAGATCGCCGCCCTGGCCCGCTCCTCACTGCATGGTAACTGCTCTTCTAGCCCAGGGTACAGGGCTAGAAGGCATTCGGGGAGGCATTCGGGGAAGGGTGGTGTGTCTCCTGTGGGTGAGGGGGCTGAGCTTATTGAAGAGGGCATTGGAGTCACtcctttgtggttttgggggggctcaaGGTGCCCCTGGCGTCCCTTGTGGCACCCAAGAGGAAAAGTACTGGGTCCCAAGGGCTGGAGGTGGGGGGAGCTGGGTCCCAGGGTCATGGGCTCCATGGAGGGGAATCGGTGTGCTCAGTGTGCTGACGTGTGGGCACAACTTGCAGGCATCTCACAGGTGGTGAAGGAGCACGTGACGAAGCCAACGGCCATGGCGCAGGGTCGTGTCGCCCACCTCATCGAGTGGAAGGGCTGGTGCAAGCCAGTGGAGCCACCCACTGCACTGGAGAGCGCCTTCAGCTCCTACTGCCATCTGAGTGAGGGCGAGCAGGAAGCACGCTTTGCTGCTGGTGGGCACTGCGTGGGGCATGGTTGGTGGACACGCTCCCCAACCATGGCTGAGGGCAGGGGCGGTGGGGGGGGttgtctccatccatccatccatccatccatccatccatccatccatccatccatctcatGGCATTGTGGCCACAGAAGCACTAGGACAGGGGGCTTTTGGGGCACCTCGCAGTGTGTGCTTGACCTATGCCTGTCCCGTGCCAGGAGTGGCGGAGCAGTTTGCCATCGCTGAGGCCAAGCTGCGAGCCTGGTCCTCAGTGGACGGGGACGACTCCAATGACGAGTCCTACGACGAGGACTTCATGCCCTCCACAGAGAGCTCCCAGCCCACAGGTAAGCACCACGAGGAGCCAGCATCCACCAGGGCAGGGAAACTGTCCTGCTGCCATTGTTGGTGTCCTGCTGATGATGTCCGTGTCTGGTGCCAAGGGTTGAAGGAGCAGGATGCCCAATTCCCAGTCGCATTCCCCAGCCTGGCCACCCCCTTATGGGGCAGTTCCTTTGCCTGGCACCAGGCCAGGCAGTGGCCTTGCTGGGCATGGGGAAGCCCTGCAATGCAGCACTCTCCCTGGTGCCAAGGTGTattgtgcttttcctttggTGGTCACCAGTGCCACGCATGCAGCAGTTTGTGGGCAATGGGGGCACAGTGTCTAATGTGGGACTGGTCCCATCCCGTAGAGCACAGGGTGGGGAGCAGCTGACAGTCCACAGTGCCGTTGGCCCTGGACTGACCCCAGGCATCCTTGTTCCCTGCAGATCTGCCCAGCACGATGCCCGCCAGCGCGCTGCTGCGAGACCTGCTGCAGGGCCACCTGTGCCAGCTGGGTTTGCGGCACAGCTCCTGCGAGCCTGAGAGTGACTCCTCGCACACCCTCTCCCCCGAGAccctctgctccagcctctgcAGCCTGGAGATGGTGTCCCCCTCCGAACTCACTGCCAAACTGCTAGGCTCCCTGGGGGGTGAGGACCTGCTGCTGCCCAAGCTGTCCCCCCCGGCCAGCGAAAGTGCCTTGCGGGGCCTGGCACGGCTCCGGTGCCAGGACTCCCTCTACTCCATGTCCTACGCCGAAGCCTGCATCTCACCCACCGAGGAAGAGGTGGTGCTGAGCAAGGACTTCCCGCTCCGCCGAAAAGTCTCTGATGTTGCCTCCTCTGGGGTGGCAtctctggaggaggaggaggaggaggaggaggaggctgaagagcCCTGATGCCCCTTGGGGTGCCCTGCCTCTCCTGGCGGGGGTCCAGCCCCCTCGCCGCTGCGCCTTGGCAGGACCCCGCTAGCCGGGTGCAGGAGGGGTTCGGGGGGCCACCGCAGCCCCCCCTGGTCAGTGTGCCCCCGCTGTGCCCTGGCCCTGCTTGGCCACATTGTTGTCCTGGATTTTTGCATGACAGCGGGGAAGGGGCACGGGGAAGGGCTTGGGGAAGTCCAACCCCTGCCCCAATGCCCACATGTGCCCCCCAAAACTGATAGGACTGTATCAGTGGGGCTAATCGTTCGCATGTTCCCCTCCAACCACCCCGGGGGCCCCTTTCTGGGCATGAACCCCTGCCCCGTTGGCATGGCTAAACCTCTCCGAATATCCTGCAGTGCCCCCCACCCCGTGCCCAGCACCCTCGGCTCGGGGTGTTGGGGGGCATTTGGGGAGTGGGgggcttttctcctctctccccg from the Cuculus canorus isolate bCucCan1 chromosome 9, bCucCan1.pri, whole genome shotgun sequence genome contains:
- the FAM131A gene encoding LOW QUALITY PROTEIN: protein FAM131A (The sequence of the model RefSeq protein was modified relative to this genomic sequence to represent the inferred CDS: inserted 2 bases in 1 codon), whose protein sequence is MRRGGDAGGAEPAVAPAPGXPPGSMGCIGSKTTIVAVDTTLCVEWKEVKVLSPLSAAHPLPRLVRQASFDSQDFLQVNVEDTVEMLPKSRRALTIQEIAALARSSLHGISQVVKEHVTKPTAMAQGRVAHLIEWKGWCKPVEPPTALESAFSSYCHLSEGEQEARFAAGVAEQFAIAEAKLRAWSSVDGDDSNDESYDEDFMPSTESSQPTDLPSTMPASALLRDLLQGHLCQLGLRHSSCEPESDSSHTLSPETLCSSLCSLEMVSPSELTAKLLGSLGGEDLLLPKLSPPASESALRGLARLRCQDSLYSMSYAEACISPTEEEVVLSKDFPLRRKVSDVASSGVASLEEEEEEEEEAEEP